CGACCTCGACCGACGGCGGATCGGACGGTGTCACGACCACCGACGAGGAGACCAAGGATCAGTACGGCTACCCGGGGGAGGGCGAGGAAGATCGGGCCCCCTGGGTTTGACTCGAATCGTAACGCCCTTTAGCCGTACCCGACAATCAGGGGGTACGGGGCTGTGGCCAAGCCAGGAATGGCGACTGACTCCAGAGGTTTGCCGACGACGACACTCCAGACTGGTATACCGAGCGTTCGACTGGCCCTCGTTCGCGATGACGACCCTCTGGAGTGCCGAGGCGTACCGGGGATATCAGTCGATCGGGGGTTCAAATCCCTCCGGCCCCATAACCCTTCTTCGTACACACTAAATCGCCACATTGCGTAGTGGCGGCTTCATGGGTAGGACGAAAATGGGGGAGGGATTTTTTGAAGATTTCCCGAAGGATTTGATTCCTAAATGATTCCAAGTTGAGCATGAGTTTGACAATGGTCGGCTTGTAGTATCCGGGAAGGCTAAAAGAGGTGTGTGACCGTGCCAGGGATTTTTCAGGAACTGGCGACTAGCATTCAATGTGACCCGCAGATACCAATACGTCGTCCTGAGTGTTTTTGTGGGGTTGCTTGTCGTCACTGCTGGCTGTTCGGGGCCCCTTAGTGACACTGACACGAGTCGGGAGCTGAAACTCGTCAACCAGGATAATACGGATCACGCGGTCGTCGTGGAGATCTCTGATGAGACTGGACTCGTCTACTCTGACGGACGAACTATTGAGGCAGAATCCGATCTCAATCTGGCACAGTTTAACCAAACTGGCGAATTTGATGTGAAAGTGACTGTCGACGGCAATTCCACCACCATAACCCACACCTTCCAGTCAACAGACGATGCGATCCACGTGACAAATATCGGGATTTCTAATGCCGGAACGGTCCGGATAGAGTAACTTGTCAGAGACAAACACATGAGAGGCCTTCACGAATGGCGATGCGTATTCGCGACGAGTCACCCGGACGTTCCCCTTCACTCCGGGCGTCGTGATGCGTCTACAGCACGGCTCGGGACACATTAATTCCGGTGACACAGTCCGCCCCGACCTGCCACCTCTGACGACGCCAGGTCCAAAGATCCGGGCAGACTCAAACGAGGAATACGGGAACCAGCACGGCCATGAAGGCAATATTGAACTGTGCGAGCAGTATCACCAAGATTGCGCCGGGGATTCCCAAAACCGCACACACCAGAAGTGTAACCAGGGATATTTGGACGCCCAGGCCGATGGCGTTCGCGAGTAACAGGAGGATGAGGCCGACGACCGCGTTGACGGCGAGGGGGCGGAGGAATCCCATGACCGACCGTTCAATCGCCGGCCCCTTAGTTAAGGCTGGTATTACCTGCCGCGCTAGTCTCCAGTCGAGCGACATCACAGGTGAGCCCTACGCTCACGAAGCCATCCGATTCTATCGAACGAATCGATCCCACCTGGCAGAACAGGCGTCACTATGTCTCCCCCACGTCAGGAACGTCAACCACGACCGTCGGCTGGCTCCACGAACCCGCACAATCTGCCCCCCGCTCGATCGCGTATGTCCTCTCGGTCGAGTTGCCCGGCACCGGCGCTCGCACGACGATCTGGTAAGTCTGTGATTCACCCCCAGCGATCCGATCCGGGCGCTCGTAACTTCGTGGGCGATAATCCACGTGAACGTCTCCATCCCCAACGTCGACGCCAGCCAGACAGGCACTCGGCTGTGGCAGGGTCAGCGGCCTGGTGAAGGGGCCCGGGTTTGTCACGGTGATCGTCCCCATCACAGCCTCCCCGGGCGCAGTCGCTCGGTCAGCGGTCCGCTCGGCCGGTGCGGTCACCGTCACCGACTCCTCGAATTCGACGTCACTCGTCAGGTTTACAGTCCCGACAT
This region of Halodesulfurarchaeum sp. HSR-GB genomic DNA includes:
- a CDS encoding pro-sigmaK processing inhibitor BofA family protein, which translates into the protein MSLDWRLARQVIPALTKGPAIERSVMGFLRPLAVNAVVGLILLLLANAIGLGVQISLVTLLVCAVLGIPGAILVILLAQFNIAFMAVLVPVFLV